Proteins encoded in a region of the Tribolium castaneum strain GA2 chromosome 7, icTriCast1.1, whole genome shotgun sequence genome:
- the LOC656829 gene encoding transmembrane protein 80 has translation MNTSLTFEVLLYLNSYYFGLFAVCEIGMNVVKYMNFPDLKHFSTDFGILMAVCVIELFRVILARKGNLTERKWPVLVAIFLTIPSLAGVLYFMIWQSHALRFEYIICGIQVGLQFVEIVTGILCLLPFCKTPEYY, from the exons ATGAACACCTCGCTGACTTTCGAAGTGCTGTTGTACTTAAACTCGTACTATTTCGGCCTGTTTGCCGTTTGTGAGATCGGGATGAACGTGGTAAAGTACATGAATTTCCCCGATTTGAAGCACTTTTCCACCGATTTCGGTATTCTGATGGCTGTTTGCGTGATTGAGCTGTTTCGGGTGATTTTGGCAAGGAAGGGCAACCTGACCGAGAGAA AATGGCCAGTTCTGGTCGCAATTTTCCTGACGATCCCTTCACTAGCTGGagttttgtattttatgaTTTGGCAAAGCCATGCTTTGAGATTTGAGTACATTATTTGCGGCATACAAGTCGGCCTACAATTCGTCGAGATTGTGACTGGAATCTTGTGTCTTCTACCGTTCTGCAAAACCCCGGAGTAttattag